The Chroicocephalus ridibundus chromosome 3, bChrRid1.1, whole genome shotgun sequence genome has a segment encoding these proteins:
- the APMAP gene encoding adipocyte plasma membrane-associated protein isoform X2, with translation MNEAEGLRQRRPFRPQVITEDSPAQEAKEGSTYSSKVFRVTFLTLAASLTVPLLGVTVLLDCPIDPQPISLKEPPLLTGVLEPNIELRKAERLWENQLVGPESIANIGDVLFTGTADGKIIKIEDGEIQTIARIGHGPCGTREDEPTCGRPLGIRVGPNNTLFVADAYYGLYEVNPGTGETKMLVSSKTLIEGQKLSFVNDLTVTRDGRKIYFTDSSSKWQRRDYLFLIMEGTDDGRLLEYDTVTKEVKVLMVGLRFPNGVQLSPAEDFVLVQETTMARIRRYYVSGLMKGGADMFVENMPGLPDNIRLSSSGGYWVAMSAVRPNPGFSLLDFLSEKPWIKRMIFKCRSFNKPMLWGAEHDVSCLTSAAPEQGGVSCVDILSA, from the exons atgAATGAGGCGGAGGGCCTGCGGCAGCGCCGGCCCTTTCGCCCGCAGGTCATCACCGAGGACAGCCCGGCGCAGGAAGCCAAGGAGGGCAG TACTTACAGCAGCAAGGTGTTCCGTGTTACCTTCTTGACTTTGGCTGCGTCTCTCACTGTGCCCCTGCTTGGAGTAACTGTTCTACTGGATTGTCCTATAGACCCTCAGCCTATAAG TTTGAAGGAACCTCCCCTCCTGACGGGTGTGCTAGAGCCCAATATCGAGTTACGAAAAGCTGAGCGGTTATGGGAAAATCAGCTGGTCGGACCAGAGTCCATTGCCAATATTGGGG ATGTGCTATTTACTGGGACAGCTGATGGGAAGATTATCAAAATTGAAGATGGGGAGATACAAACTATAGCCAGGATTGGCCATGGTCCTTGTG GAACACGTGAAGATGAACCAACGTGTGGAAGACCACTTGGCATCAGAGTGGGGCCAAATAATACCCTTTTTGTGGCAGATGCTTATTATGGACTCTATGAAGTTAATCCTGGTACAG GTGAAACAAAAATGCTTGTGTCATCCAAAACACTAATTGAAGGTCAGAAGTTGTCATTTGTGAATGATCTTACAGTGACCCGGGATGGGAGGAAAATCTACTTCACTGACTCCAGCAGCAAATGGCAAAGACGGGACTACTTATTCTTGATTATGGAAGGCACAGATGATGGGCG CCTGCTTGAATATGACACGGTAACAAAAGAAGTGAAAGTCTTAATGGTGGGGCTGAGGTTTCCCAATGGTGTCCAGCTCTCTCCTGCAGAAGACTTTGTCCTGGTGCAGGAGACAACCATGGCTAGAATCAGAAG GTATTATGTGTCTGGGCTGATGAAAGGTGGAGCAGATATGTTTGTTGAGAATATGCCTGGTCTTCCAGATAATATCAGGTTAAGCAGCTCTGGAGGATATTGGGTAGCTATGTCAGCTGTCCGGCCCAATCCTGGATTTTCTTTGTTGGATTTCTTGTCTGAAAAACCATGGATTAAAAGGATGatatttaag